The Streptomyces sp. TLI_105 DNA segment CCCGGCGAGCACGTCCGGGTCTTCCCGCTCTCCAACTGGACCGAGCTGGACGTCTGGCAGTACATCGCCCGTGAGGGCATCGAGCTGCCGGAGATCTACTTCGCCCACGAGCGCGAGGTCTTCGCCCGCAACGGCATGTGGCTGACCGCCGGCGAGTGGGGCGGTCCCAAGGACACCGAGACGGTGGAGAAGCGGCTCATCCGCTACCGCACCGTCGGCGACATGTCCTGCACCGGGGCCGTCGACTCCGACGCCACCACGCTGGACGCCGTCATCGCCGAGATCGCCGCCTCCCGCCTCACCGAGCGGGGCGCGACCCGCGCCGACGACAAGATGTCCGAGGCCGCGATGGAAGACCGCAAGCGCGAAGGGTACTTCTAATGAGCACGTCCACCGAGCAGTTCGCCGACGTCTCGGCCACCACCCTGCTGCGTTTCGCCACCGCCGGGTCCGTCGACGACGGCAAGTCCACCCTGGTGGGACGTCTGCTGCACGACTCCAAGTCGGTCCTCACCGACCAGCTGGAGGCCGTCGAGGCCGCGTCCATCAAGCGCGGCCAGGAGGCCCCCGACCTGGCGCTGCTGACCGACGGCCTGCGGGCCGAGCGCGAGCAGGGCATCACGATCGACGTGGCGTACCGCTACTTCGCGACCCCGCGGCGCCGGTTCATCCTGGCCGACACCCCCGGGCACGTGCAGTACACCCGGAACATGGTGACGGGCGCCTCGACGGCCGAGCTGGCCGTGGTCCTGGTCGACGCCCGCAACGGCGTCGTCGAGCAGACCCGCCGGCACGCCGCCGTCGCCGCGCTGCTCCGCGTCCCGCACGTGGTCCTCGCCGTGAACAAGATGGACCTGGTCGACTACCAGGAGCCCGTCTTCGCCGCGATCGCCGAGGAGTTCACGACGTACGCCTCCGAGCTCGGCGTCCCGGAGATCACCGCGATCCCGATCTCCGCGCTCGCCGGCGACAACGTCGTGGAGCCGTCCGCCAACATGGACTGGTACGGCGGCCCGACGGTCCTGGAGCACCTGGAGACCGTCCCGGTCAGCCACGACCTGACGGCCTGCCACGCCCGCTTCCCCGTGCAGTACGTGATCCGCCCGCAGACCGCCGAGCACCCCGACTACCGGGGCTACGCCGGTCAGATCGCGGCCGGCGCCTTCCGGGTCGGCGAGGAGATCACCGTCCTGCCCTCGGGGAAGAAGTCCACGATCACCGGCATCGACGCGCTCGGCGAGTCCGTGGACATCGCCTGGGCCCCGCAGTCGGTGACGATCCGGCTCGCCGACGACATCGACATCTCGCGCGGCGACCTGCTCGCGCCGAGCGGCGACGCCCCCGCCACCAGCCAGGACGTCGAGGCGACGGTCTGCCACGTGGCGGACCAGCCGCTCGCCGTCGGCCAGCGGGTCCTGCTCAAGCACACCACGCGCACGGTCAAGGCGATCGTCAAGGACATCCCCTCGCGGCTGACCCTGGACGACCTCTCCCAGCACCCGAACCCCGGGCAGCTGGTCGCCAACGACATCGGCCGGGTCGTGGTACGCACCGCCGAGCCGCTCGCGCTCGACGCGTACGCGGACTCCCGCCGTACGGGTTCGTTCCTGCTGATCGACCCCGCGGACGGCACCACACTCGCGGCCGGCATGGCGGGCGAGTCCTTCGCCACGACCAAGGCCGTCGTCGCGGTGGACGAGGAAGAAGGGTGGGACTTCTGACATGAGCCAGAACGCTTACGCCACTTTCGCGAAGGAGGGCGGCCGGGTGGGCTCCGGTTCCCTCGGCTCGGGCATGGGAGGTGTCGCGCGATGTGCGTGCTGACCTCGACGTACCGCGCGAGCGGTACGACCCGGCTCCACCCGCTCCACCCCGAACGACATAGACGCAGACTTCGCAGAAGTTGAACCGAGGGGAACACCACCCGTGCCTGCCACCACCCGTACCACCCTGCGCCGCGGCCTGGCCGCCGCCGCCGCCCTGCCGCTGCTGATCGGCGCACTCGCCTCCTGCGGCTACGGCTCCGACGCCAAGAACGACGACGACGCCACGAAGAAGGTGGCCGCCGAGGGCGAGAAGCTCTCCGCCGACACCGTACGGCTCGGGTACTTCCCCAATCTGACGCACGCCACCGCGCTGGTCGGCGTCCAGGAGGGCATCCTCCAGAAGGAGCTGGGCGGCACCAAGCTGGTGCCCACCACCTTCAACGCGGGCCCCTCCGAGATCGAGGCGCTGAACGCCGGCTCGATCGACATCGGCTTCATCGGCCCCTCGCCGTCCATCAACGGCTTCGTCAAGACCAAGGGCACCAACCTCCGCATCGTCGGCGGCGCCGCCTCCGGTGGCGTGAAGCTCGTGGTGAACCCGGCGAAGATCAAGACCGTGGACGACCTCAAGGGCAAGAAGATCGCCACTCCGCAGCTCGGAAACACCCAGGACGTGGCCTTCCTCAACTGGATCTCCGAGAAGGGCTGGAAGGTCGACGCCCAGAGCGGCAAGGGCGACGTCTCCGTGGTCCGCACGGACAACAAGGTCACCCCGAACGCCTACGCCTCCGGCGCCATCGACGGTGCCTGGGTGCCCGAGCCGACCGCGTCCAAGCTGGTCAGCGAAGGTGCGAAGGTGCTGCTCGACGAGTCCGACCTGTGGCCCGACAAGAAGTTCGTCATCACGAACGTCATCGTGTCGCAGAAGTTCCTCAAGGAGCACCCGGACGTCGTCGAGGCGTTCCTGCGCGGCTCGGTGAAGACCAACGCGTGGATCAACGCCAACCAGGACAAGGCGAAGGCCTCGGCCAACGCCAAGCTGAAGGACCTCTCGGGCAAGGCGCTGGGCGCGAAGGTGATCGACGCCGCGTGGCCGTCCATCCAGTTCACGAACGACCCGCTGGCGGCCACCCTGCAGGCCCAGGCCGACCACGCGGTGAAGGCCGGTCTCCTGGAGAAGCCGGAGCTGTCCGGCATCTACGACCTGAAGCCGCTCAACAAGGTCCTGAAGGCCGCGGGTCAGCCCGAGGTCTCCGACGCCGGTCTCGGCGCGAAGTAA contains these protein-coding regions:
- a CDS encoding sulfate adenylyltransferase subunit 1, which codes for MSTSTEQFADVSATTLLRFATAGSVDDGKSTLVGRLLHDSKSVLTDQLEAVEAASIKRGQEAPDLALLTDGLRAEREQGITIDVAYRYFATPRRRFILADTPGHVQYTRNMVTGASTAELAVVLVDARNGVVEQTRRHAAVAALLRVPHVVLAVNKMDLVDYQEPVFAAIAEEFTTYASELGVPEITAIPISALAGDNVVEPSANMDWYGGPTVLEHLETVPVSHDLTACHARFPVQYVIRPQTAEHPDYRGYAGQIAAGAFRVGEEITVLPSGKKSTITGIDALGESVDIAWAPQSVTIRLADDIDISRGDLLAPSGDAPATSQDVEATVCHVADQPLAVGQRVLLKHTTRTVKAIVKDIPSRLTLDDLSQHPNPGQLVANDIGRVVVRTAEPLALDAYADSRRTGSFLLIDPADGTTLAAGMAGESFATTKAVVAVDEEEGWDF
- a CDS encoding aliphatic sulfonate ABC transporter substrate-binding protein, with amino-acid sequence MPATTRTTLRRGLAAAAALPLLIGALASCGYGSDAKNDDDATKKVAAEGEKLSADTVRLGYFPNLTHATALVGVQEGILQKELGGTKLVPTTFNAGPSEIEALNAGSIDIGFIGPSPSINGFVKTKGTNLRIVGGAASGGVKLVVNPAKIKTVDDLKGKKIATPQLGNTQDVAFLNWISEKGWKVDAQSGKGDVSVVRTDNKVTPNAYASGAIDGAWVPEPTASKLVSEGAKVLLDESDLWPDKKFVITNVIVSQKFLKEHPDVVEAFLRGSVKTNAWINANQDKAKASANAKLKDLSGKALGAKVIDAAWPSIQFTNDPLAATLQAQADHAVKAGLLEKPELSGIYDLKPLNKVLKAAGQPEVSDAGLGAK